ATATGAAATTATACATTGCTCAATATATTGAAAATCTTTTACGCAAAGCAGAATATGAGCATGACAAAGAAACTGGAAGTTGGTGCGCAAGTATAAAAGATTTGCCAGGCGCATACGCCCAGGCAGATACAGTAGAAAAAGTCAGGGAGCAATTAACTGAAGTAATTGAAGACTATATTTTAGTTAGCCTGCAAGAAAAACATCCTTTACC
The nucleotide sequence above comes from Candidatus Nealsonbacteria bacterium. Encoded proteins:
- a CDS encoding type II toxin-antitoxin system HicB family antitoxin, which encodes MKLYIAQYIENLLRKAEYEHDKETGSWCASIKDLPGAYAQADTVEKVREQLTEVIEDYILVSLQEKHPLPGFKRLPLKVYA